DNA from Campylobacter concisus:
CAGTTATATATTACTTAATTGATGCTTATGACACTGATGCTTTGTGTGAGTCAGATTTATCTTTGGAAGACCAATGGAAAATTATGGCTAGGATGAAGCATTACGCAAGCAAATATATTACTGATCATGTTAAATGTAATACTACAAACACTATTCTTGACTCAGTTAGAAAGAAAAGAGAAAAAGATGAAGCTAAGAGAAATTGAAATTAGTAGCGCCGAAGCAATAGAAAGATTGGATAATATCTTTTTAATAAATTCCATTTTCTTCTTAATTTTGGGGATTATTGTTTTGTTTAGTGCCTCAAATTATGATAATTACAATGAAAAGAGCAGGCGAAAAATTATGGCTTCGGGTGTTATAATAATTGTTTTAGTTCTTGTGGCGCAACCACTATACTTCAAGTTTTGACGTTAAAAAGGATCAGCAAATGATGAATGAGATTGATAAAATGGTTTTAGCTCTTAAAAAAATCAAAAAGGGCTTTGTTATTTTTTATGAAACACCTAGCGAAGCTACTCCAGCAAATTTTAAAGTTTTTGATAACGTATTCGATGCCTTTAATTTTGCTAGTGAGAATAGGTTTTTAAAAGGTTTTCGCGCAGGGAATAATTGTTGGGCTGTTTATGAAAGTTTAGATGCGCTGAAGCAAATATGCGAGTGTCAGCGTATTATTAATGAAGACCTAGCAGAGTATAAATTTTTGGGACTAAAGAGGGAGATATAAAAGATCAATATTTTTTAGTTATGAATTACCCAACCGCTAAAGCAGTTGGTATTTCTGCCCAAAAAGTTCTTAAAGCAACCATAGATAAAAATGTTAGCCTGCTTGAAATCAAAGTAAAGACACTCTAATTATTTAATTCCTTATAGAAAATACTAAAAACAAGCAGGCAAAATCCAAGCGATGCTCTCAGCCTAAAGATCAATTCACATTATCCTGCCTTCCATGCTTATTGATTTAGATAGATTAATTTTGTATTTTTACAAATTATTTTAAAATTTATTTGTATTTTTACTAATAAACCCTTGACAAACTTGTAATTTTACAATATAATACACTTATTAATTTGCAAATATACAAGAGAGGATTGAAAATGAAAAATTTACAAAATTTGATTTTAGACAAATTTGTCACGTGCGAAAAAATCAAGCTTAGAAATACCGCCGACGGCTGGGATTATAAAAATCTAAACGGCGGTGTAGGTATAGCCGAGATAAAATATTCAACCGCTTACAGCGGGCAATTTGAAAACGTAGTTGTAATCGCTTATGACTACACAAAATATAACGATATTTCAAATTTCGTGGTAATCGGCACGCTAAAGCCAAACGGCAAGCTGGAGCTTTGCGAGCCTACGGATGAAAAAGAAAAGTGGCTATATCCTCCAGTAGATATGGACTGCGAAAACGTCAGGGTAGCTAATAGGCAAGATATAGAAAAATGGCTAAAGAAAGGCGAACAATGATTATCACATTTTCACACCCAAAAGGCGGAGGCTGCGCAGTGTTTCCTCTTTTTTCAGTAGCAAAAGATCACGAGGGTTTTTAAAATGATTGGTTTTTTTAGTGTTATTCTCCCAGTAGCGTTTATAGTTGATATCCTAGTAGTTTTTTTTCTAAATATAGATTTATCTAGCCTTGCTATTGTTTTTTTAGTTACTGGTATATTTTTATTGCTTTTTAGCACATATTATATTAGTAAAAAAATACATAGAAGTGGGTTGTCGGGTTGTGATTTTGAAAGAGAAGCAGATAATAAAACAGAGAAAGGCTCGATAATTATACTTTTATTTATGGTGATTTGCCTTTTATTGCTTGGACCCTCTTATATTTTTTATCACAATGAAGTATTAAATCAACGTGACGATGCTGTTTATTTAAATAGCAAATATCAGGAAAGAAGCGACTTACTTGCATTGTATATTAAGTCTAAATTAAACGATAATGAAAAGCCTGCCTTTGAAAGAAATTATTTTGAAGGTGGATTATATTTTTATAATAAGCTTGGCGGTGGCATTTGCCTTTTATCCATGAATTCATCCATTTGCAAATATTGGCTAGATAGAGTTGTGGATGAAGTGAAGCAACAAACCGCTGATGAAATAAAGGAAAAGGCTAGCTATCTTAATAAAGTAGAACAAGAAAAGCAAGTTTTAGAAAAATTTAAAGAAAATAATAATCTGCCTGCAATCATTAAAAACTGAATTATACGTTTTTTTGTATAATTAAAACAAAAAGGTTAATAATGGATTTACTACACATTAGAGCTTGTGAAATTTTAGGCATCAGTAGGCAAGAGCTTGCCGACAAGCTCGGAATTTCTGTTGCTACAATAAATAGCTGGACTAGCGATCCAGCTAGGATTTCTCAAACAACAAAATTAGCTCTTGAGCTTATGATAGAAAATCATGAGCTCAAAATGATTATTATAAAAGCAAAAGAAGCCCAAGAGGCTATTACAAATTTTAAGGAATAAAAATGCAAGATTTATTTGATAAATATGGTTTAAAAATTTTAATTTCATTATTTTTTATGGTTACTGATTTTTAAAAGGAGTTTATAAATGTTTATATACATAATAGAACTTTTAGGAGCATTTTTTATATTTTACGGATTTTTTCAATTTAAAAAAATACCGATAGCTCTAGCTACAAGGCAAAATGTTTTATTACGTTAGGTGGTGGGCTATTATTTATTATTATGGCTATACTTATGAC
Protein-coding regions in this window:
- a CDS encoding helix-turn-helix domain-containing protein, with product MDLLHIRACEILGISRQELADKLGISVATINSWTSDPARISQTTKLALELMIENHELKMIIIKAKEAQEAITNFKE